GCCCTCAAAACACAAGGCATCTCCGAGAATACTTTAATCATCTTCACTGCCGATAATGGTTGTTCACCAGCGGCTAATTTTAAAGAGATGGCTGACAAAGATCATCAACCCAGTTACCAATTCCGAGGGCACAAAGCAGATATCTATGAAGGCGGACATCGTGTCCCGTTTATTGCAAGTTGGCCCGCTCGCATTAAAGCAGGAACTCACTCTGATCAATTGACTTGTCTGACAGACCTGCTGGCAACCGTTGCTGACATTACTGAAGCTAAACTTCCGGATGAAGCAGGTGAAGATAGCGTCAGCATGCTTCCCGCGTTGGAAGGGAAAGCAACTCGCCCCCTGAGAGAGGCAGCCGTCCATCATTCGATACGTGGCGCGTTTTCGATCAGAAAAGATCAGTGGAAACTCGAACTCTGCCCTGGTTCGGGAGGCTGGAGTTCTCCAAGACCTGGTAAAGATGATCTGAGCCAGTTTGCAAGTATTCAGCTTTATAATTTAAAAAATGATTTGGGAGAGCAAAAGAACGTACAACACCTGCATCCTGAAGTCGTAAAGGAATTAACAGAATTATTGCAAAGTTATGCTGAAAGGGGTCGTTCCACTCCCGGTAAGCCACAAAAGAATAATGGTGCCGTCGACATCTTTGCTGCAGGCAAGTCTGCTCAAAAGATGAAACCACAGATTAAAAAAAAGAAGAAAATTAAATCGTAATTACTCACACTTCGAAACATAATTATCCCCATATTTCGGTCATGGAGTTTTGAATGCCCTCTTCAGTTATTAGTTTGACCATTCTATCATTGTTAGCCTTTGGCGTAATGAACCCATCGGCAAATGCGGCAGAGAGAACAGCCCGCCCCAACATTGTTTTCTTTCTAGTTGACGATCAGCGAGATGATACACTCGGTTGTGCAGGACACCCAATTATAAAAACCCCGAATGTAGACGCATTAGCGGCTGCAGGTATCAGATTTGAAAATGCGTTCGTAACAACATCAATTTGTGCTGCCAGTCGGGCATCGATTCTGACGGGACTCGTGGAACGTACCCATCGTTACACCTTCGGCACGCCTCCCATTGCCTCAAAGTTCGGAGAGGAAAGCTACCCGGCAGTTTTAAAGCGAAATGGTTACCAGACCGGCTTCATTGGTAAATTTGGCGTTAGTCTCTCCCGAGACGTGATCGCCAAAATGTTCGATTCGTTCCAACCACACAATCGTAATCCTTATCACAAAAAAATGCCTGATGGAAGCACACGACATGAAACACAAATTGCAGGCGACAATGCAATCCAATTTATCAAATCACAAACCAAACAAAAACCTTTCTGTCTTTCGATCAGTTTTAACGCTGTTCACGCAGAAGATGGAGACAAGCGCCCCGGTATAGGACATTACCCCTGGCCTAAAGTTGTGGACGGCATGTATGAAGACTTAACGCTACCCGAACCTCGACTTTCTAATCCTAAAGTCTTTGAAAGCCAGCCGCCATTTCTCAAAAAATCGTTTAACCGTGTACGTTATTTCTG
The Gimesia aquarii DNA segment above includes these coding regions:
- a CDS encoding sulfatase, with the translated sequence MPSSVISLTILSLLAFGVMNPSANAAERTARPNIVFFLVDDQRDDTLGCAGHPIIKTPNVDALAAAGIRFENAFVTTSICAASRASILTGLVERTHRYTFGTPPIASKFGEESYPAVLKRNGYQTGFIGKFGVSLSRDVIAKMFDSFQPHNRNPYHKKMPDGSTRHETQIAGDNAIQFIKSQTKQKPFCLSISFNAVHAEDGDKRPGIGHYPWPKVVDGMYEDLTLPEPRLSNPKVFESQPPFLKKSFNRVRYFWRWDTPDKFQTNMKAYYRMISGVDHVVGRVQKALKQQGLDQNTVIIYTGDNGYYMGQRGFAGKWSHYEESLRVPLIIDDPREPKSLSGRVLKPMVLNIDIPPTILNLADVKIPAQYQGRSLLPFIKGETPVNWRQDFFCEHLMDNAGIPKWEGVRGKRYVYARYFENDFEFLHDLEADPDQLINFAYDPNYAKVLKEMRKRCDELRDGYGGPFKAWPKPKKRKKPPRKNLQTRLILNHQRHSL